The following proteins are co-located in the Catenulispora sp. EB89 genome:
- a CDS encoding putative protein N(5)-glutamine methyltransferase, translating to MTEDVVERLRAAGCVFAEDEAELLVQAVKDEVEPSSRLAALVARRCAGEPLEHVVGWAEFCGLRIAVGPGVFVPRRRSEFLVELALDLGREARAIVDMCCGSAPFATVLATRLPRAEVHAADIDAGQLEYARRNLGPFAGRSRVHEGDLFEALPERLRGSVDLLVVNAPYVPTGAIATLPAEARAFEPLGSLDGGADGLAVHRRVAAEAPAWLAARGHLLIETSEAQAEPMLEAFGEAGLKAWIAQDQELEATVVIGRQPESGS from the coding sequence ATGACTGAGGACGTCGTCGAGCGGCTGCGGGCCGCCGGGTGCGTGTTCGCCGAGGACGAGGCGGAGCTGTTGGTGCAGGCCGTGAAGGACGAAGTGGAGCCTTCTTCGCGGCTGGCGGCGCTGGTGGCTCGGCGCTGCGCCGGCGAGCCGCTGGAGCACGTCGTGGGGTGGGCCGAGTTCTGCGGGCTGCGGATCGCGGTCGGGCCGGGCGTGTTCGTGCCGCGGCGGCGCTCCGAGTTCCTGGTCGAACTCGCCCTGGACCTGGGGCGCGAGGCGCGTGCGATCGTGGACATGTGCTGCGGTTCGGCGCCGTTCGCGACGGTGCTGGCGACGCGATTGCCACGTGCCGAGGTGCACGCCGCCGATATCGACGCGGGGCAGCTGGAGTACGCGCGGCGCAATCTCGGGCCGTTCGCGGGGCGGTCCCGGGTGCACGAGGGCGACCTGTTCGAGGCGCTGCCCGAGCGGTTGCGGGGGAGCGTGGATCTGCTGGTGGTGAACGCGCCGTATGTGCCGACGGGGGCGATCGCCACGCTGCCGGCTGAGGCGCGGGCCTTCGAGCCGCTGGGGAGTCTGGACGGCGGGGCCGATGGGCTGGCCGTGCACCGGCGGGTCGCGGCCGAGGCTCCGGCGTGGCTCGCGGCGCGTGGGCATCTGCTGATCGAGACAAGTGAGGCGCAGGCTGAGCCGATGCTGGAGGCGTTCGGGGAGGCTGGGTTGAAGGCGTGGATCGCGCAGGATCAGGAGTTGGAGGCGACGGTGGTTATCGGGCGGCAGCCGGAGTCGGGGAGCTGA
- a CDS encoding GNAT family N-acetyltransferase produces the protein MSGAQASGGLPLDGAYANIRLRPVGVADVPLFFEYQRDPLAARMAAATPVARRDHDALWRAILADPAILARTVVVDGEVAGSLTSWTQWEQRQLGYWFGRDHWGRGVATTALALFLGEMTVRPVHAYVAGHNGASRRVLEKCGFRPDGIEGDGSLLGYVLEL, from the coding sequence GTGAGTGGTGCTCAGGCCAGTGGGGGCTTACCCCTGGATGGCGCGTATGCCAACATCCGGCTGCGTCCCGTCGGGGTGGCGGACGTGCCGTTGTTCTTCGAGTACCAGCGGGATCCGCTCGCGGCCCGCATGGCGGCCGCGACGCCGGTCGCGCGACGTGATCACGACGCGCTGTGGCGCGCGATCCTCGCCGACCCGGCGATCCTGGCGCGCACGGTCGTGGTCGACGGGGAGGTGGCCGGCTCCCTCACGTCCTGGACCCAGTGGGAGCAGCGCCAGCTCGGCTACTGGTTCGGCCGCGACCACTGGGGCCGCGGCGTCGCCACCACTGCGCTGGCGCTGTTCCTGGGGGAGATGACGGTCCGGCCGGTCCACGCCTACGTCGCCGGGCACAACGGCGCCTCGCGGCGTGTGCTGGAGAAGTGCGGCTTCCGGCCGGACGGGATCGAGGGGGACGGGAGCCTGCTCGGCTACGTGCTCGAACTCTGA